In the Drosophila takahashii strain IR98-3 E-12201 chromosome 3R, DtakHiC1v2, whole genome shotgun sequence genome, one interval contains:
- the LOC123003326 gene encoding uncharacterized protein — MKAFTFLLLVALSASCFLTAQADAIESSELSLDFADDDIDFEVNEFLDEQDDDFEYMDVEELGAFRIFRKILWRALRTVLGADCIIGEVTNVLDASSNYLSRIESCGRDVPEDVKKLIGSVKKVVHLSDTVINLRARLCKRERFILTRLYHKIRCFLRVFGSTIRLVRQIPRALKIPGDASRCVKSATDDIKNTYTNFMPSVKVCVKK, encoded by the exons ATGAAGGCCTTTACATTTTTGCTCTTGGTTGCGCTTTCGGCCAGCTGTTTTTTAACTGCTCAg gctGATGCCATTGAATCGAGCGAACTGAGCTTGGATTTCGCGGATGATGACATTGACTTCGAAGTGAACGAATTTTTGGATGAGCAGGACGATGACTTTGAGTATATGGATGTGGAGGAACTCGGCGCTTTCCGTATCTTCCGGAAAATCCTTTGGCGTGCCTTGAGGACTGTTCTTGGCGCCGATTGCATTATCGGTGAGGTGACGAATGTCTTGGACGCCAGCAGCAACTACTTGAGCAGGATCGAATCCTGCGGCCGCGATGTCCCCGAGGATGTGAAGAAGCTTATCGGCTCCGTGAAGAAGGTTGTCCACCTCTCCGACACCGTTATCAACCTGCGCGCCAGGCTGTGCAAGCGGGAGCGTTTCATCCTGACCAGACTGTACCACAAGATTAGGTGCTTCCTGCGGGTCTTCGGCTCCACCATTAGGCTGGTCAGGCAGATTCCCAGGGCCTTGAAGATTCCCGGAGATGCCAGCCGCTGCGTTAAGAGTGCCACCGATGATATTAAGAACACTTACACCAACTTCATGCCCAGCGTGAAGGTCTGCGTTAAGAAATAA
- the LOC108057511 gene encoding NEDD8 ultimate buster 1 yields the protein MSQINNTFIKLRSRLRERDIKLWEEPYYFEGVGSIETEMDRLARDLSGELGIDLADCRCALAEMQDGALRKLAARREFNATGLATFNVRCVDSKGGTSQILEIKCSLGGMGSELQGEVAKKLNLSDPSHVKCISGGRLINGQTTLASQGLKTNQQLMVIVGGENEGQQLHERIQRIRADVELITDADHRFMEMEDQDGRPIFLPPDENRSLLMAMSMYEASRGAMRRENFDEALLLLLEADELFSRCDSKFLEAVDNYALINLDIVWCYLCLKNITQLPDAQRRLDICERSFFKSYGEQFGRLYSLKGTSCPERALIMRLHLLQGVLFFHQNRRDEAYEKLEEASRDLNELRVDDDQLSALVEMGYEESDARLALRSCAGNVDRAIEFIQERKVKISEERRNSAPARQVYQEMRDANSGGGEWVDPRSVCRLMEMGYERRLVVEALKRTKNNLERSLDLLQRHSDDLRANLPATPAVDESLLSTLQQLGFPAPNARVALETTDNNFRKSIEFLLKSFVSEAELLGVIEKMTKLVEDLGPSGSKRGSSSSSSTTPLVNLSGSKMRLVKSVLSQAKSEIESYNAYKRFNEELSEINSHYLDLPLVQEEQILIEYRNLLER from the exons ATGTCCCagataaataatacatttatcAAGTTGCGATCGCGTCTGCGGGAGCGTGATATCAAGTTGTGGGAGGAGCCGTACTATTTCGAGGGCGTGGGCAGCATTGAAACGGAGATGGACCGTTTGGCCAGGGACTTGAGTGGAGAACTTGGCATTGACCTGGCGGACTGCAGGTGTGCTTTGGCCGAAATGCAGGACGGTGCTCTAAGGAAGCTGGCAGCTCGCAGGGAGTTCAATGCCACCGGTTTGGCCACCTTCAATGTGCGTTGTGTGGACAGCAAGGGAGGCACATCGCAAATTCTGGAGATTAAGTGCTCGCTGGGAGGTATGGGCTCCGAACTTCAAGGCGAAGTGGCCAAGAAACTGAACTTGAGTGATCCCAGTCATGTTAAGTGCATTTCCGGAGGTCGCCTCATCAATGGACAGACAACTTTGGCCTCGCAG GGCCTGAAAACCAATCAACAACTTATGGTAATAGTGGGCGGTGAAAACGAGGGTCAGCAGCTGCATGAACGCATCCAAAGGATTCGAGCTGATGTGGAATTAATTACGGATGCCGATCATCGCTTTATGGAAATGGAGGATCAAGATGGCCGGCCGATTTTCCTGCCACCCGATGAAAATCGATCACTACTGATGGCCATGAGCATGTACGAGGCGTCCAGAGGAGCCATGCGTCGTGAAAATTTCGATGAGGCTTTACTTTTGCTCCTGGAGGCCGATGAGCTTTTCTCCCGTTGCGACTCGAAATTTCTGGAGGCGGTGGATAATTATGCTCTGATAAATCTGGACATTGTATGGTGTTATCTGTGCCTGAAGAATATCACCCAACTGCCGGATGCCCAGCGACGTTTGGATATTTGCGAAAGGAGTTTCTTTAAGAGCTACGGCGAACAGTTCGGTCGTCTGTACTCGCTTAAGGGTACCAGTTGCCCAGAAAGGGCTTTAATTATGCGACTTCACCTGCTGCAGGGTGTGCTCTTTTTCCACCAAAATCGCCGGGATGAGGCCTATGAAAAATTGGAGGAGGCTTCGCGAGACTTGAATGAACTAAGGGTCGATGACGATCAGCTTTCGGCACTGGTGGAAATGGGCTATGAGGAATCGGATGCCCGTTTAGCCCTAAGATCCTGTGCTGGAAATGTGGACAGAGCGATAGAGTTTATTCAGGAACGCAAGGTGAAGATCAGCGAAGAACGCAGGAATTCGGCGCCGGCGAGGCAGGTTTACCAGGAAATGAGAGATGCCAATTCGGGGGGAGGAGAATGGGTGGATCCGCGCAGTGTTTGCCGACTCATGGAAATGGGCTACGAAAGGCGTTTGGTTGTGGAGGCTCTGAAGAGAACCAAAAATAATCTTGAACGCAGCTTGGATCTCCTGCAGCGCCACTCGGATGATCTCAGGGCCAATTTGCCCGCAACACCTGCTGTCGATGAATCGCTGCTTTCCACTCTCCAACAACTGGGTTTTCCGGCACCCAACGCTCGAGTCGCCTTGGAGACCACAGATAATAATTTCCGAAAATCCATAGAATTCCTGCTGAAAAGTTTCGTTAGCGAGGCCGAGCTACTGGGTGTCATAGAAAAGATGACCAAGTTAGTGGAAGACCTTGGACCTTCGGGCTCGAAACGAGGAAGCAGTAGTAGTAGCTCCACCACTCCATTGGTTAACTTATCCGGCAGCAAGATGAGACTAGTCAAATCGGTTCTCAGTCAGGCCAAGTCTGAAATAGAATCGTATAATGCCTACAAGAGATTTAATGAAGAACTCAGCGAAATTAATTCGCACTATTTGGACCTGCCGCTGGTGCAGGAAGAGCAAATCCTCATCGAGTATAGGAATCTGCTGGAGCGTTGA
- the LOC138913624 gene encoding probable salivary secreted peptide, which yields MAYFVKLIFVAIPLIALVSVVFGSQNGSTTFGVLEKGARLIHKEEIVEEKKFFRIVTRKIVFKPQPHKIGSIVITDNSENNGGKASLLEGGPSANFAVLQFKSARNHGLNFTLEIFDNLVTCNRCLLPG from the exons ATGGCATATTTTGTAAAGCTAATTTTTGTGGCCATACCACTCATCGCCTTAGTGAGTGTGGTTTTTGGCAGTCAAAATGGAAGTACAACCTTTGGGGTTTTGGAAAAAGGCGCCAGATTAATCCACAAAGAGGAAATTGtggaagaaaaaaagtttttccgCATCGTCACAAGGAAAATTGTCTTCAAGCCTcag cCCCATAAAATTGGCTCAATTGTGATTACCGACAACAGCGAAAATAACGGAGGAAAGGCTTCTTTACTTGAAGGCGGTCCTTCGGCCAATTTTGCTGTGCTCCAGTTCAAATCGGCCCGTAATCATGGTCTTAACTTTACTTTGGAGATATTCGACAATTTGGTAACTTGCAATAGATGTCTACTACCTGGATAA
- the LOC108057505 gene encoding uncharacterized protein: MKMKAITLCLLVLVSATCLLTTRAHSLESRESNLDYEFDFESELEDLLDELDNDNDYMDVEAQGFIKTCKKILRKALKTVRGTNCIIKEVVNILSSCTSYVDAIDDCGTAIPKDVAKIVDSVKQIIKICDDILHLHSKLCAKDESSDGSIIKNSSKCFWKLFKASMKLTRKINKTLKLIAKLPSDTSSCFVKATNNVTASFNSFLPNIDVCIESM; the protein is encoded by the exons ATGAAAATGAAAGCCATTACACTTTGCCTTTTGGTACTGGTTTCGGCCACTTGCCTGCTGACCACTCGG gcCCATTCCCTAGAATCCCGTGAAAGCAACTTGGACtatgaatttgattttgaatCGGAGCTAGAGGATCTGCTGGATGAATTGGATAATGACAACGACTATATGGATGTGGAGGCCCAGGGCTTTATTAAAACATGCAAGAAAATCCTTCGCAAGGCTTTGAAAACAGTTCGTGGCACCAACTGCATTATCAAGGAGGTGGTAAATATCCTGAGCTCCTGCACCAGCTATGTGGATGCCATCGATGACTGCGGAACAGCCATTCCCAAGGATGTGGCCAAGATTGTGGATTCCGTGAAGCAGATTATAAAAATCTGCGACGATATTCTACACCTCCATTCGAAACTTTGTGCCAAGGATGAGTCCTCCGATGGCTCGATCATTAAGAACTCCTCCAAGTGCTTTTGGAAATTGTTCAAGGCCTCAATGAAGTTGACCAGGAAGATTAATAAGACCCTGAAACTGATTGCCAAATTGCCCTCAGATACCAGTTCCTGCTTCGTAAAAGCTACAAATAATGTCACCGCCTCCTTTAACTCTTTTTTGCCCAACATTGATGTCTGCATAGAGTCTATGTGA